In one window of Zingiber officinale cultivar Zhangliang chromosome 11A, Zo_v1.1, whole genome shotgun sequence DNA:
- the LOC122032115 gene encoding terpene synthase 10-like has protein sequence MSISLSFAASATFGSRGDLGGFSRPAAAIKQWRCLPRIQCHAAEQSQSPSTTLRRSGNYQPSIWTPDRIQSLTLCHTADEDDQAERIKLLKNHTSKLMEEKKGQLEEQLQLIDHLQQLGVAYHFKDEIKDTLRGFHASFEDIGSQLEDNLHASALLFRLLRENGFSVSEDIFKKFKDEKGQFEDRLRSQTQGLLSLYEASYLEKDGEELLHEAREFTTKHLKNLLEEEGSLKPGLIREQVAHALELPLNWRFQRLHAKWFIGAWQRDPAMDPALLLLAKLDFNALQNIYKRELNELSRWWTDLGLPEKLPFFRDRLTENYLWTVGFAFEPDSWAFRELQTKFNSFITMIDDVYDVYGTLDELELFTDIMERWDVNAIDKLPEYMKLCFLAVFNTVNDTGYEVMRNKGVDIIPYLKRAWAELCKMYLREARWYHAGYTPTLDEYLDGAWITISGALILSAAYCTGKDLTKEDLDKFSTYPYIVQPSCVLFRLHDDFGTSTDELARGDVQKAVQCCMHERKVPEAVAREHIKQVMEAKWRLLNGNRVATSSFEEYFQNVAINIPRAAQFFYGKGDGYAHSDGETQKQVMSLLIEPVQL, from the exons ATGTCTATCTCCCTTTCTTTCGCAGCTTCGGCGACCTTCGGTTCTCGCGGTGACCTCGGCGGTTTTTCCCGTCCAGCCGCCGCCATCAAGCAGTGGCGCTGCCTTCCACGCATCCAATGCCACGCGGCCGAGCAATCTCAATCTCCGTCGACGACGTTGAGGAGGTCGGGGAATTACCAGCCCAGCATATGGACTCCCGACCGCATTCAATCTCTCACTCTTTGCCACACa GCAGATGAGGACGACCAGGCTGAGAGAATTAAATTACTCAAGAATCATACTAGCAAACTGATGGAAGAGAAGAAAGGTCAATTGGAGGAGCAGCTTCAGCTCATCGACCACCTGCAACAGCTCGGAGTGGCTTATCACTTCAAGGATGAGATCAAGGACACTTTGCGAGGGTTTCACGCTTCTTTCGAGGACATAGGCTCACAGCTCGAGGACAATCTGCACGCCTCAGCGCTGCTCTTTAGGCTTCTCAGAGAAAACGGCTTCTCTGTTTCCGAAG AtatattcaagaaatttaaagaCGAGAAAGGCCAGTTCGAAGACCGGCTCCGCAGCCAGACCCAGGGATTactgagtttgtacgaggcttcttacCTTGAAAAAGACGGCGAGGAGTTATTGCACGAGGCCAGGGAGTTCACAACCAAGCACCTCAAGAACCTCTTGGAGGAAGAAGGATCTTTGAAACCTGGTCTGATCAGGGAGCAAGTGGCCCACGCGTTGGAGCTCCCGCTGAACTGGAGATTCCAGCGATTGCACGCGAAGTGGTTCATTGGGGCATGGCAAAGGGATCCCGCCATGGATCCTGCTCTTCTTTTGTTGGCCAAGTTGGACTTCAACGCACTGCAGAACATCTACAAGCGAGAACTTAATGAACTCTCAAG atgGTGGACGGATCTCGGGCTACCCGAGAAGCTGCCATTTTTCAGAGACAGGTTGACCGAGAACTACTTGTGGACCGTCGGGTTTGCATTTGAGCCAGATAGCTGGGCTTTCAGGGAGTTGCAAACAAAGTTCAATTCCTTCATAACAATGATCGATGACGTTTACGACGTGTACGGAACGCTCGATGAGCTCGAACTATTCACTGATATTATGGAGAg ATGGGATGTTAACGCGATCGATAAGCTCCCAGAGTACATGAAACTATGTTTTCTAGCCGTCTTCAACACGGTAAATGATACAGGCTACGAGGTCATGAGAAATAAGGGAGTAGACATAATACCTTACCTCAAGAGGGCA TGGGCAGAATTGTGCAAAATGTACCTGAGGGAAGCCAGATGGTATCACGCAGGGTATACACCGACGCTGGATGAGTATTTAGACGGCGCATGGATAACGATATCAGGCGCGTTGATACTGTCGGCAGCTTATTGCACGGGCAAAGATCTCACGAAGGAGGACTTGGATAAGTTCTCTACTTACCCTTACATTGTGCAACCCTCCTGTGTGCTTTTTCGACTCCATGACGATTTTGGAACCTCCACG GATGAGCTGGCGAGAGGAGATGTGCAGAAGGCGGTGCAGTGCTGCATGCACGAGAGGAAGGTGCCGGAGGCAGTTGCCCGTGAGCATATCAAGCAAGTGATGGAGGCGAAATGGAGGCTGCTGAACGGGAACCGGGTGGCGACGTCGTCGTTCGAGGAGTATTTCCAGAATGTGGCGATTAATATCCCTCGAGCGGCACAATTCTTCTATGGAAAAGGAGATGGATATGCGCATTCGGATGGAGAAACCCAGAAACAAGTCATGTCGTTGTTGATCGAGCCTGTCCAGCTCTGA